From one Oncorhynchus keta strain PuntledgeMale-10-30-2019 chromosome 30, Oket_V2, whole genome shotgun sequence genomic stretch:
- the LOC127913877 gene encoding uncharacterized protein LOC127913877, producing the protein MNVSGLGVQERQKGRQLFSTSQNHESAFFLCTHTKKCQWKTGQTKQKAANLPSFQLQFEMIVLAVLLAVLLAVLLAVLLAVLLAVLLAVLLAVLLAVLLAVLLAVLLAVLLAVLLAVLLAVLLAVLLAVLLAVLLAVLLAVLLAVLLAVLLAVLLAVLLAVLLAVLLAVLLAVLLAVLLAVLLAVLLAVLLAVLLAVLLAVLLAVLLAVLLAVLLAVLLAVLLAVLLAVLLAVLLAVLLAVLLAVLLAVLLAVLSAVLLAVLLAVLLAVLLAVLLAVLLAVLLAVLLAVLLAVLLAVLLAVLLAVLLAVLLAVLLAVLLAVLLAVLLAVLLAVLLAVLLAVLLAVLLAVLLAVLLAVLLAVLLAVLLAVLLAVLLAVLLAVLLAVLLASSSEQQCPEETAHFQYQVKSCIISSFL; encoded by the coding sequence atGAATGTGTCGGGGTTGGGAGTCCAGGAgaggcagaaaggcaggcagcttttctcaaccagtcaaaatcatgaatcagcatttTTTTTATGTACACATACAAAGAAATGTCAGTGGAAAACAGGTCAAACTAAACAAAAAGCAGCTAATTTGCCGTCTTTCCAGCTACAATTTGAAATGattgtgttggctgtgttgttggctgtgttgttggctgtgttgttggctgtgttgttggctgtgttgttggctgtgttgttggctgtgttgttggctgtgttgttggctgtgttgttggctgtgttgttggctgtgttgttggctgtgttgttggctgtgttgttagctgtgttgttggctgtgttgttggctgtgttgttagctgtgttgttagctgtgttgttggctgtgttgttggctgtgttgttggctgtgttgttggctgtgttgttagctgtgttgttagctgtgttgttagctgtgttgttagctgtgttgttggctgtgttgttggctgtgttgttagctgtgttgttggctgtgttgttggctgtgttgttggctgtgttgttggctgtgttgttggctgtgttgttggctgtgttgttggctgtgttgttggctgtgttgttagctgtgttgttggctgtgttgttggctgtgttgttggctgtgttgttagctgtgttgttggctgtgttgttggctgtgttgttagctgtgttgttagctgtgttgttggctgtgttgttggctgtgttgtcggctgtgttgttagctgtgttgttggctgtgttgttagctgtgttgttagctgtgttgttggctgtgttgttggctgtgttgttggctgtgttgttggctgtgttgttagctgtgttgttggctgtgttgttggctgtgttgttagctgtgttgttggctgtgttgttagctgtgttgttggctgtgttgttggctgtgttgttagctgtgttgttagctgtgttgttggctgtgttgttggctgtgttgttggctgtgttgttggctgtgttgttggctgtgttgttggctgtgttgttggctgtgttgttggctgtgttgttggctgtgttgttggctgtgttgttggctgtgttgttggctgtgttgttggctgtgttgttggctgtgttgttggctagctcctctgaacaacagtgtcctgaggAAACCGCACATTTCCAATACCAGGTGAAATCGTGCATCATTAGCTCATTCTTATGA
- the LOC118373491 gene encoding neurogenin-1-like: MCTAMETVYSDMDSSSCDYFTHDDEESCSSMHASSPSSSISKPASPASDSQGSCSTDLAQKKRRRGRARNEATVHVVKKNRRVKANDRERNRMHSLNDALETLRTVLPAFPDDSKLTKIETLRFAHNYIWALSETIRIADIEQRQNKSRADAPLLLPNLRVMDAPSPGSDACSWSSSASSSSSSPSYCTSSSSSPAAQNDYGCFQTDVRQYSYHNFVPGMSY, from the coding sequence ATGTGCACCGCAATGGAGACCGTTTACTCTGACATGGACAGTTCGAGCTGCGACTACTTTACGCACGATGACGAAGAGTCGTGCAGCAGCATGCACgcttcctccccttcatcttccaTCAGCAAGCCCGCCTCCCCGGCCAGCGACAGCCAGGGCTCGTGCTCTACGGATCTGGCACAGAAGAAGAGACGCAGAGGCAGAGCGAGGAACGAAGCCACCGTTCACGTGGTAAAGAAGAACCGGCGCGTAAAGGCAAATGACCGCGAGAGGAACAGAATGCACAGCCTGAATGACGCTTTGGAGACCCTCCGGACCGTTCTACCGGCGTTCCCCGATGACAGCAAACTCACCAAGATCGAAACTCTGCGCTTCGCTCACAATTACATCTGGGCACTCTCCGAGACGATACGCATCGCGGATATTGAACAGCGCCAGAACAAGTCACGGGCTGATGCGCCTCTCTTGCTTCCCAACTTGCGCGTGATGGACGCCCCGAGTCCGGGCAGTGATGCATGCTCCTGGAGCTCCAGcgcgtcctcctcttcctcctctccgtctTATTGCACTTCAAGCTCCAGCAGCCCAGCTGCACAGAATGACTATGGGTGTTTCCAGACTGATGTTCGACAGTACAGCTACCACAACTTTGTACCAGGCATGTCCTACTAA